One Levilactobacillus namurensis DNA window includes the following coding sequences:
- a CDS encoding DUF4355 domain-containing protein gives MKMNLQYFAEPGEEPKPIDHNKDQQQEPKGQEPSGKAYSQDDVNKMMGAKAKQLEEKFNGQLESLKEEWMSEGEKRAGMNAQQKAEAELDDKRQALADQEKRLQERLDAVDEKNALAATKSALTDSKIPVEFAEFVTSKDDDVRKNNIDKFIDLFNKAVQDGVEQRVHGTHTPQNGGQTIPGSLTREDFAKLNMDQQTQIYRENPDLYNKLK, from the coding sequence ATGAAGATGAACTTGCAATATTTTGCTGAACCTGGCGAAGAACCAAAGCCAATCGATCATAATAAGGATCAGCAACAAGAACCTAAAGGTCAGGAACCATCCGGTAAAGCATATTCACAAGATGACGTGAATAAAATGATGGGTGCTAAAGCTAAGCAGCTGGAAGAAAAGTTTAATGGTCAGCTGGAATCCCTCAAAGAAGAATGGATGTCCGAAGGTGAAAAACGTGCTGGCATGAATGCACAACAGAAGGCCGAAGCAGAACTCGATGACAAGCGACAAGCCCTGGCAGACCAAGAGAAACGATTACAGGAACGACTAGACGCCGTTGATGAGAAAAATGCTTTGGCTGCAACTAAGTCAGCCTTAACGGATAGCAAGATTCCTGTTGAATTTGCAGAATTCGTTACTTCTAAAGATGACGATGTACGTAAGAACAATATCGACAAGTTTATCGACTTGTTCAACAAGGCTGTTCAAGATGGCGTAGAACAACGTGTCCATGGCACGCATACGCCACAAAATGGTGGCCAAACAATTCCTGGATCACTGACACGCGAAGATTTTGCCAAGCTCAACATGGATCAGCAAACTCAAATTTATCGTGAGAATCCAGATTTATACAACAAACTTAAATAG